The genomic interval AAAGCAGTTTTTGTAAAAATGAGCCGTTTCTGCAAGTGATGAACAGACTGTTCTCGCAGCATTTGCATAGTTCAACACAACTTGTTAGCAAATCTTCCTCtacttctttcggcttctccctttagggctcgccacagcggatcatacgcaacataaacaaataaaacacgaATCCGGGTCAACGCCTGCATTTAACTGAAAGCCCGAAAGCATCGCTTTACAATAAACATTTCACAGAAGCATGTTCTCGAGTATTGACTTGACTAAGTTTTGGTTCCCGAATGTGACTGATGAGAAACTAACCTCCTCCACTGTTAAAATAGAAAGCCCAGTATTTGATTGTTCTTGAAACCAAGCTCTCCTGGTTATGTTTTAAGTGttgcaaaaaaagagaagtggaAATTCAGTGGCTCTAACCCCTTTTTAATCAGCATCACTTATTAAAGAGTTTCCACAGATCAGCTGTAGTTTTATCTTCCTTCTTCCTCGCCTGTGTTAAATTctgctgcctcttttttttcatctgtttgCCCCCACCCACCTCTCTGCCTCCTTGCTTCATGCCTTAGTCAATTTTCTTGCACCCTTTTCCATGTGACCTGCCTCCTTCATTTTCTCCCAGAAAGAATGTTGCCTTGAAGTTATTGAATTTGCAGACTGAAGCAAACAAGCACAGTTTGAGAAGAGCGCTTGGCGACTGTCATGTTGTGCCTGAACAAAGTCGTGTTGGTGATTGTTTAAACAAGATTAGGGGAAATGTTCATTtagttaaatatatttaaaaaaaaaaaaaaaaaaacctctctcaAGAGGTTTCAGAGTCAGTCTGGTGTAGAATTACCAGTCGAGTAGTTGGATAGGAAGGAAGACAATGTCCACGGAGAGGACTAAACACTGGGCTGTGTTATGAAACAGCTGTTTGATTCAAAATCCCTGCTTTTAGGGAAAATTGGttgaaaagaaggaaaagttTTTATGCTGGGTGGAACTTTGCCGTActaatttttattttcttccaatCCCTCTCTGCCACACTTTATTTTTTGgtaatttctttatttcttggTCTAACCCTAAACCTCCAACATCTTTCATTTTATGCTCCATCTAATCACTCTTATGATAATTTTTCTTACAGatgcttttcatttttcagtgcTCGGCTCAGATCGTGTGTCAGTGTGAAGCGACTGCTCTTGCCTGAATGTGGAGGAAGCAGTGAAGGCTCTTCTCTAGCCCTCCCTGCAGCTTTCGGGGGAGTAATTCAGATGTGTACCCAGCACTCAAAGCCCCTGGCCTGGCTGCGGGGATGGCAGCCTCTGCCCTGAACCTGAACAGCCTTGGAGTCATGAACAGGTCAGCTGATTCAAGACTTCACTGTTTTCCTGGAGAGGTTTAGTTAAAGCAGTTTAATTCTTGATATATCACAGTGCAATGTTATAAATACAAAGTTGTATTGATGAGTTATAGTACAAACaaatgttgaataaaatgtctgcttagcagcattttttttctttcaatctGTAATTGAagtttatgatgttttttcataattcataaaaaaaagtggatcAACCTTAAAGCTGAGTAGTAACTTTTGTCGATGTTAttactctgcctctgtttggtcttcgaGACCAGAAATGACGTGACGTTCTTTGTATACTGCGTCTTAGGTTTGATACAATACTATCAAACCTGGcggagggagcgtttgtgtgtatacagcagcagcagcaatggctggggacaagaagcatttatctaCAGCGTTGGCAATGTTGCTGTGGCCTCCTTTAGTTGTGAGGTAAAACAAATAACttgctgtgtgcagtgcaggaatgttaCATGACAACAGGAGAACTAAACTCGCGTGTCGTGCAGAACAGAGGTGACGTGGAGTGGCGTTGTGAGAAGCCTTTTGTACCAATGGTTTGATTTTGACCGACAAAaatctcttctctcctctcctcagcagCAGTAATCAGTTCCACACCCCACCGGGCTCCTCTAGCACCACCACCAGAACTAGAACCAACTCCGCTGTCCGACCTGTGCTACCGGTGCCAGATCGGAGCACCTACTGCCAGTTACTGGGTGGAGGTCTTTACAGCCCAACCAGCCCCAAGGTAACTAGATTTAGTTTTAAAGCCCTAATGGGAATTCCATTAAGTATTAAGTGAGTTTTGAAGTGCGGCTAATAATGTCTTACTCCTTTTCCAGACGAGTCCAACATCTGTTGGTCAAACCTTTGTGTTCCCCCCTTCGTCCTTGCTCTGCCCAAGCCCCGCCCCTCGCACTCGCTCCCCCTCCCCTTCCCCACGAAGCCCGGAGCTCCTAGGAGTCAATGTGGGTCAGCGGGTCAGACGTTTGAGCTCGCCCAGTGGCGAAGACAGCGGGGAAGGAGACAGccaggaggagaggggaggagagacagGGGAGGGGTGGAGGCGAGATGAGAGGAGACGCCAGGCGCAGCTGCTGCAGATTCACAGGGAGCTGCAGAACGTCGAGGTTGTGGCTCCCATCATCTCTACTTCTTTTTTGTCCCTGTCTTAGTGCAACTATCCAGTGTGGGTCTTTATCTAAAAAGGCAATCACTGAATCACAAGTGATTAATTGAAATGAACCAAAATTCAGCTGTCACTCATCTAACACCAACAGAACAGATACGATTAAATCAGAGATTGTACACATCAGAGTTATATATGAGAATGTGATTAATGTGTCAGGGATTGGTAGATAATTGCATGGTAATACAATAGTTAATCAGATTAATTCTAATTATGTGTTTGTTATATTCCTTATACATTCTGTTGAAGGCCAGCTTACACTAGTACGAGTAGAACACTtgaaataatcacacacactaAGTGTGTAGCTTAACCATGTGTTCATTTTTCCAAATCACTTTATTGCCAAACAAGGGAAATTGTCTGTAACTTTAAGCTGTGTTTGGACATTAATtatctgtgtgtctttcaggtCAGAGGAAAAGTTGGTATTTTTGAGGCTCACATTTCCGGGATTCGTGCCCAGGTGCTTAACAGCGAGATCCAACGCAGCCCCCGATCTCCAAGACGATCAATAAACCAAAACCCTTCGCATCCCAGCCAAGAGAAAACAGCTCTTACATGCTTAATGACCCAACCACAGCAGAGCCAAGTTCCCTCCGTTTTCCAAAATGGGAGAGACGGGACAGAAATAACATTACTAGAGAGGACAAACGGAGGAAGGAGTGAAGGCGAGGAGGACAGCAGCGCCGCTTCAATGAACTCGGAGAATAAGACTCTGGTCGGTCAAAATGGCAGCCATTCAGAAACGGCAATGCAAAGTCTGTGTTTAGACGGGACGTTTGTTGTCCAGGGTTCCCTCGACAAGTCAGATGCAAATGTGAAAACAGACAGGGAGAAAAACGAGGGCGAAAAGctgagggagaaggagggaggaagagacagatgggagactgaaaacaaacagattctgggaggcaaaaaaaattggacagagagcgaggtgaaagaggagaaagagaaccAGCTGTGCTCCCAGATACTCCAGATAGAGGAGATCAGGTTGGaggcaaacacagaaacacctgCCATGTGTCACACACAGAACAGTGAGAGCTCCCAGTGTTTGCTGGACGTGACCGATCAGACCTCCAACCATTGTCCCTCCATCCCTTCAGTCATAATAACTGATCATGGACAGGACAGTCAGCTTCAGACTTCTGAAGGCCTTGGCTCAGACCAGGGGCTATACTGCATTCCTAGCCCCGGCTCCAGTCCTGTCACTGGGCCTAACTCGTCCTTGCGCTCCCTCAGGAAGCTGTCGTCGTCCTCCGCCTCATCGGCCGGTTTCTCCTCGTCTTGGGAAGAGTCGGAGGAGGATATTTCCAGTGATACCGAGAAAGGGGAGCAGCTTCTCAACCCTGGGCTCCTCAGTTCTCAGCAGAAAGCAGTAAGTGGagtgtgtctgcgtctgtgtgtttagAAGAACCTTAATCATATTTAAGAAAAGGCACTTTTGGAACTGCATTTGCATGCATGGTTTagtgcatgcacatgcactAAACCATGCAGAATTTATGCTTCTTTTACAAATAATCAGTGAAAATCATTTGTCTCTGCTACATATTGCTCTTCaaatagtgtctgtgtgtgtgtgttgagtgtttGAATGTGCCTGTGCATGTTACTGGGTGCTCCTGTGTCAGATTGGCCTGAGCTCACTCCCTGAGTAATGGTTGACATTCACAGCAACAAAGCTAGCTCTGTGCCCCGACCtgtgtgcctgcgtgtgtgtgtgtgagcgggtGGGTGGGTAAAGTGAGGGTGTGTGATGGAAAAGGGGGACAAGCAAAATAATTCtgccagtcacacacacttagactTTGCCTGTGTTTGGATGCTGTTCAAAGaggtttgtgagtgtgtgtgtgtgtgggtggttggatgtgtttttatttgtagccAGCATAAGTTCACGAGGCCATCTTACTGCAGCTTTGAAACATGATTTCATGCAGGATTGTGTAACTGATTTTGTACTTGTGTCTAAATATTTCagaaaaatccccaaaaaagTGTCCGTCTTTGTGACTTGTTGTGACCGGGTCTATATGGAAATGAAGTGCTCATGTTTACTTTACACTATAGAtctgctgagtcactgtgaaTCTTGTCTAAGCTTTAAAACGTTCTGACCCCACACTCGAGGCAGGATTTGCATATATTTTTGAGACATGGTGTTTTGAGGATAGCTTGatttttgagcagcagcagcagaggaaactgAAATACTCTTTTCATGTCCCATTCATCATTTTTTACAAAGTGGCTGCAGCTTTCCTgcacatttaataaaatacCAAACCAAAGCCCCAGCTCTACCAGGTGATAGAGATTACAAACTATGTGTTCAAGTGACTTTGGCTGGTGGATTTGAATACTGTTTTTATTGCTCTTTGCATATTTCCaggcctctttttttctttgctgtatCCAGGAGGCACAAGCTCCTGATGGAACTGCAGCTCACCGAGGGACAGAGTTGTTTAATGGTTTTCTGTCAGGATTTCCCCCCTCATCATAGCACATAGATGTCAAACATGTTAGTTATTCATGTTCCTGTCTGCGGCTTGTCATGGTTCCTTGATCCGTACAGAATAAGAACCTGGTGGATGTGTGCAAGAGGCAAACGTGCAGAAACACATATGGCATGCTTACTCGTGTGGGAGGTatgtaggagagaggagagggcgagagagaagaggagtgaTACTGAGAGAGGAAGACGAGAACACATCGAGTCTAACAGTAAGACAGAGCAGGGGGACGTAGCTCTACACGTGCAGCGTCCAGACATGTCTTCTTCATCTCTTCTCATGGCTTTAACAGTCCGGTCCCTGCACTTTTAAAGACATTTGTCATTCTGTGAGACTTTTAAAAcattcacaaagaaaaacacagatgtcATAGTGTAGTTCGGGTGCTATTTatagaaaagataaaaaaaaaaaaaaaaatagcaataaATGTGCAAGAAATGGAAAATGTAACTGCAGACGTGCTGACGGTTTGTCTTGCATTTGCACGGATTTTACCATTCTGTTACTTTTTTTAGCGTTTGGAGTGTATGAAGTAATTTTTAAAAGTGTACATGTTTAAGTGGTAGAGGCTGGGAAGTGAACAGAGCCATATGTAGACAGTATTTGGTGAATCTTTTGACTGTTTGGCATTCCTCCAAGGTTAGAAGGCATGCATGTGCTGCCAGTCTTTTCCTCGTTGTAGTAAATTGGCAGCAGAAGGACACCTGCAATAGATTGGcatctgttgtttttctacttcttcgttttcttcttcttcctcctttccTTCTTCTGAAATGTCAGTAAACTGCTGTGGAATGAGATGCAGAATGaacaagtttgtttttcctgtttaatTTATTGCTAAGcttccacacccacacacacacacacacacacatcacagagaTGCAATTAACTTTTTGTATAATGTTACATGTAGATGTAAGCCAATAAAGAACTTTTGCACAGTTAAAGTGCATGAAGCTTTATCACCTTATTGGTTACATTGCAGTTttatgtacagttttttttaatactttttattcagattttttcTTGGCTACAGTTTTCTTTATATTCAAATCGGCTTCACTTGGGATTTTATATTACCTTTATTTCTatcttcatttaaatttaaatgaaaaaaattgtatCTTGTTTTTAACACAATAGGGGTGTGTCGCAATTTTAATTTCACCGACAATGTACCTTCTCGTGTGACAAATGAacaaatcttgaatcttgaaattAAAGTTGATGCGTATAAATAATTAGGAAAAACCACAAGTAAACCAAAAGAAGTGCTGTATGTAAGAacaactgaacaaatctttgtCCAATGTACTTTTCTAATAAATTACAGTCAccaattaaacattaaacattaagcATTCGCTGGTTTCAGCTCCATATGCAgttattttctacattttatatcacaattcatttcaaatgtttgtaTGTTGGACCACAATTGCAATTTATGGAaatcacttattattatttttcaaattttcaAAAGTAAACAGTAACTTTTTGCACTCTACAGCACTATGTTTAATATCTAGTTGCAGTTACCCCTATGTTGCTGCCCTTAGGTTTAAGTCCAGCATCATGTTTCAGAGCCAGATTGACAAGAGAAACTAGTTAGTTAGTGGAGCAGAAGCTGCAGTGGAACGGAAGTGGGGCAGGATTTATGAAGTTCACTCTATAAATGATGCAGATGGTGTGTTGTTGTTACGCATGTTCTCTTCACTGTAAGTAAAGCCGTGGATGTGTTACCTTGTTGGACGCATTCCAATAATGTCATTGTTCTTGAAAGGACGCATCCGTTAAATAAACGGCTGCGTTTATATAAACAGATGCGTCTCTTGGAATGAAGATTCCCCCCAACGCAGTcggatacacacacaccctggacaCACCGCAACATCACGTTTGCTTTTCACAAAACGATACACAACCGCGTACGCACAGACACAACACGGACAAACAAGACCGTCCACACCACACAGACACGACTTGTCCTCGGCTCAGTGACTCACATCCCTTTTTTAGGAGCCGACATAAAAGCACCTATTTTCCAGCTTTAGTTGAACTTTTGAAAGAAACTCATTTCCTAGATAAGAGTTAGTTTTTGTGTTGGACTAAAAGTCATTACTGTAACACAAGTGGGTCAGCACCaaatatcatcacaaacacacagacccgtgtatgcacacacacaatgagacGTGCACACAGttgcacacacattaacacacgcacacacacacacacagcatttgtACTGCAGTGGAAAATCTTCACTACCACAGCGCCAAGTTGCCTAGCAACTTTGTGACGTCAAAACGAGTTTCCCtctcacagctgtgtgtgtgtgtgtgagtgagagagagagagcgcaagACAGAAAGTCTTTAGGTTTATGGGTGTGTGTCTtactcttgtttgtgtgtgtgtgtgtgtgtgtgtgtgtggactgtgaAAGGGGAAACACCGGTCAATTCTTTATTTGGGGTTTTCTGTGTGATGTCGCATGTGCTGTGCTCGAGTTGCCCCGGCCACTGAGGAGTGAGGCAGCGTGACGTTACTGAAGCTGACACTTTGGCTCAAAGAGAACCTTTTAGTACTGGATCCAGTGCAGAAGTGATGTGTGGTTTCTCTTGGTTTCAGAGCTGTCAGACTCATTCACAGGGGAAGCCTTGATGTGATATATGAATGCAAACAGAAACGTGCAGTAATCACGGGTGTGCAGCTCGGAGTCTAGATGTCCGTTAACTTGTCATATTAACTCTGACATGTTTATAGGTCACTGCTGCTTAGTAAGAAAGTTAAATTGTCTCAGAGTGGATGCTCTTTTCTCTAGTGTTCTCTTCGATGTTCCATTGTGACCTAAATTAGGAAACAACTCTTTCTTATCAGACTACACTTTTTAGTTACAACATAACTGAACCGCCACATCACAAACATTTAAccaccctttttttcttttctttctttctttctttgaggTGTCGCTTTTTCACGCCTTTTGTGTAGCTAAGGCAGTTCTGCAAGGCTAATTTTCCACTGGTCAGTCTTTGGTTGCTAAGAGTTTCATCATGCACTCGCCAAGTATTTTTGTTTCGCCTGCATCACCCTCCTTGAAGTTTAattttgtctcagtgtgtgtgtgtttgtgttttgaatgtgtgtCAGTCCTAACTTTGCAGACTCAGACTTTTGCAGTATTTGTATCTGCATGGGGACCTTGTGGTGAGCGATACCAGGCTTGTTGTTTCCTCAGTGCTTCTCTGTCGAAAACATCAGCATGCATCAGTGTTTCCCCTGCCTGTTCAcgttacacatttatttgtaacCTAGAGTTACCCTTTggccaagtttttttttttctcctgttacCATTCTCACCACTTTCAGCCTCACCTTCACTCCCTCCTGCGTACAGACGAGTGATACGCAATGACCATGTTTAAACCACATTGTCATGCATTTTCAGCATTTAACATGTTTGTGACACCCCactcctttttttattaatacatATAATAATGACATAACATGACCAGTAACAAGTCATTTTAATGCATGTTTAACTAAATCAGTTAAATGTGTGTGCTGAAAAATAACCCCACGATGCTCATTCacctctgtgcttcttttttcaTCTGTGctattttgttgtttacagaGGGCAAGGCCCTTTTTTCACTCGTTCTTTTGTTTGTAGTCAGCGGCGGATATGGAAAATACTGTCGCTGAGGCAAGCGGCAACCCCccccacttcctgtctgcaagAAGTTCCTTCGCTTACCatttcccccctccctctctctctctctctctctctctttctctttctctctctttctctctctctctctctctttctctcagtggAATCTTCAGTGTTTTTCCTGATCTCCTCTTGTCATCCAGCTCATCTGGGGATAGAGATAGGAGCGAGAAACAgcgagacacacagagagagagagaaagactgcTGAAATGCA from Solea solea chromosome 17, fSolSol10.1, whole genome shotgun sequence carries:
- the itpkb gene encoding inositol-trisphosphate 3-kinase B isoform X1, whose product is MAASALNLNSLGVMNSSSNQFHTPPGSSSTTTRTRTNSAVRPVLPVPDRSTYCQLLGGGLYSPTSPKTSPTSVGQTFVFPPSSLLCPSPAPRTRSPSPSPRSPELLGVNVGQRVRRLSSPSGEDSGEGDSQEERGGETGEGWRRDERRRQAQLLQIHRELQNVEVRGKVGIFEAHISGIRAQVLNSEIQRSPRSPRRSINQNPSHPSQEKTALTCLMTQPQQSQVPSVFQNGRDGTEITLLERTNGGRSEGEEDSSAASMNSENKTLVGQNGSHSETAMQSLCLDGTFVVQGSLDKSDANVKTDREKNEGEKLREKEGGRDRWETENKQILGGKKNWTESEVKEEKENQLCSQILQIEEIRLEANTETPAMCHTQNSESSQCLLDVTDQTSNHCPSIPSVIITDHGQDSQLQTSEGLGSDQGLYCIPSPGSSPVTGPNSSLRSLRKLSSSSASSAGFSSSWEESEEDISSDTEKGEQLLNPGLLSSQQKAHKSWKKIKNMVHWSPFVMSFKKKYPWIQLAGHAGIFKAGANGRILKKHCDCEQRCLSLLMRDVLRPYVPGYHGDVEKDGQKYNQMEDLLAEFDFPCVMDCKMGVRTYLEEELTKARKKPSPRPDMYQKMVEVDPEAPSSEENEQKAVTKPRYMQWRETISSTATLGFRIEGVKKEDGSVNRDFKKTKTREQVTLAFDDFVKGNKDTLNNYLSRLKEIRDTLEISPFFKTHEVIGSSLLFVHDSKGRAKVWMIDFGKTTPLSEGNELNHRALWVEGNREDGYLFGLDSMVDIISSMLNSET
- the itpkb gene encoding inositol-trisphosphate 3-kinase B isoform X2 produces the protein MAASALNLNSLGVMNSSNQFHTPPGSSSTTTRTRTNSAVRPVLPVPDRSTYCQLLGGGLYSPTSPKTSPTSVGQTFVFPPSSLLCPSPAPRTRSPSPSPRSPELLGVNVGQRVRRLSSPSGEDSGEGDSQEERGGETGEGWRRDERRRQAQLLQIHRELQNVEVRGKVGIFEAHISGIRAQVLNSEIQRSPRSPRRSINQNPSHPSQEKTALTCLMTQPQQSQVPSVFQNGRDGTEITLLERTNGGRSEGEEDSSAASMNSENKTLVGQNGSHSETAMQSLCLDGTFVVQGSLDKSDANVKTDREKNEGEKLREKEGGRDRWETENKQILGGKKNWTESEVKEEKENQLCSQILQIEEIRLEANTETPAMCHTQNSESSQCLLDVTDQTSNHCPSIPSVIITDHGQDSQLQTSEGLGSDQGLYCIPSPGSSPVTGPNSSLRSLRKLSSSSASSAGFSSSWEESEEDISSDTEKGEQLLNPGLLSSQQKAHKSWKKIKNMVHWSPFVMSFKKKYPWIQLAGHAGIFKAGANGRILKKHCDCEQRCLSLLMRDVLRPYVPGYHGDVEKDGQKYNQMEDLLAEFDFPCVMDCKMGVRTYLEEELTKARKKPSPRPDMYQKMVEVDPEAPSSEENEQKAVTKPRYMQWRETISSTATLGFRIEGVKKEDGSVNRDFKKTKTREQVTLAFDDFVKGNKDTLNNYLSRLKEIRDTLEISPFFKTHEVIGSSLLFVHDSKGRAKVWMIDFGKTTPLSEGNELNHRALWVEGNREDGYLFGLDSMVDIISSMLNSET